GGTTACCAATCTCTCCTGTTGCTCATGCAACACCAGCTTCGGATATTTTGAttgataaaacaaaattttccccAAACAAGTTAATTAAAGAGAGAACTTTTCGACCAGTAATGGATGATAAACTTGGTCAAGCAGATGGGCATATTCAAAATGAATCTCCTTTGGTTGATTTCATATCTTCGCCTGCCAAACGAAGAGAAGCACTTACAAGTTGTGCTTCACCACTCAAAAGTATGTCAGCACTGACtcctcaagaagaaagaagttcTTTTCGAGGTACTGAAATCATAAAACAAGATAGTACATCATCCATCCAGAAAAGCATTTCCAAGCTAAGATTACTTGAAGCTTCTCCCTTCGCTTTTCTTGGAGCTGAAAAACGAAATATTAAGCCACATAATATTACAGATTCTTATCCTTTCAACATCCTTTCAGAGAAAGAGATGAATAATTTTCAGATGAAGGAATTGTCTGCATCTTCCACAGACACTGAGAGCCAACTCTTAAGGGATTCTCTTGGGGAAGGGGCACAAGTAAGTAATtttaacataaaaaataatcaaatcgAGGATTCAGGTGGAGGAAATATGCCTCAAACTGAAGAAGTTAATGTAGTTGCTATTTCACCCTCTCAGCTAATTTGTCCTGGAAAGGAGATGGAGCATGATTTATTCAGGTCAAAAGATCCAAATGATGATGTACTTGTAACCGCTGGAATTGATTCTTCTTCAGCTGAGACCACTCTTGATTATATTCGAGCGAAGAATTTAACTGGTACACCTCAAATATCTGTTCCTTGTCCAGATAAAGGGGTACAAAAGAAGTTGACAGCGTCGCCAGAACTTCTGAAGCTATCTAAAGATTTAGTGCTGCATGATCGATTTGTCAAACTTAAAAACTTTTCCCCAGGTCGAAACTTATCTCTACAAGGAAGTGCTCTTGATGAAAATCTTTTTACTGAACCTCTTGGCAGATCAGGTTATTTCTCGATTGGGAGGGAAGTTCATCCTAGCTCACCTGCTTCTGCAGTCTGCATTTCCAATCTAATTGAAGTTAACTCAACAGTTGCCAAAAATGGTAATGATGATGATGGGAATGTAGGTACTGGAGTGACCGAAAGATCCCAGTTTCTTCATAATAGGGAACTGGATGGAAATCTCCAATTTGGCATTGGTCTCTCCAGGTCTTCAAGTGAGCTACATGGGGGTGAACCAGAAGATGTTTCTAATGTCTCTTCGGTGCCATCTGTTTGGAGGAATTTGAAGGAGTTAACATTTCCAAAGGTAAGTGTTTTTCTTGTTATCCATATTCCTTCTCCTATTCAAACTTTCTTCTTGACTTGTATTACTTCATTATGCCCGTTTAAATGTGCAAGATTTTGGAGGTTTCATGTCTCAATCAGTGCATTTCAAGTTTGTACACCTTTATTGTTGTGTcacgaaaataaatttttcttgaGATGTATTCACTGCTCCTCAGTGAACTCACTAAGACTGTTTTAAGTAGCAATTGCAGTTCTCGTCATTCTAAAGCTCAAAATATTATGTGTCAGAATTTGTTGGACTCATTGACGCCAAGTCCTGCAAGGAAGGCGTTCGAGATAGTGGGGAGGGATAATACATGTGAGCATCCTGTGGAAGATGTTTTGTTTCCCACATCCAATCAAATGAAATCTTCTCTTAAAAGAAGGAATAGAGTAATTGACTTTGAGGATAGACAACATAGAAATGAAGTGGCTCCAGAGCTGAGGAGTCCAAAACTTCTGAAAGTGGGGTGTAAAGATGTGGAAATGCGTGGATATACtagtgaaaattttggagaaagaTCTGTTGAAGCATCAAAGCATTGGACTGATGTATGTAAACTTTTCTGGCATTATTTTCCCTCTTATTTGACTAGCCTGCAGCACATCATTGCTTATATTGTGCATCGCAGATatattcaaaattttcacaTGATGCAGAACGATTGTTCACGCTTTCCAAGGATAAGCTTAATCTTTCAGTGGTAATTGAACTCCCCTTTTTGCTATACGAGTCTTTCATACATCTGGCTGATTATGGTCTTACACACATAATTTTGGTTTCTCAGGTTGACTGTCAATCTATATATCTTCATTCTTGATTCCATGTCCTTGTCCATGCTTTGTTAATGATTATCCGTATTGTATATAGATTGATTTGCTGGAAGGGTTTTTGTTTCAATTGAAGAAGTTAAAGATGTACGAGATGGTTGGCACTGGAATCTTTACTCAGGTCTGTTGGCTGATTTGTATACTTAATTatgcaaggaaaacaaagaaaaaacatATCGGTGTGATTAAGCATTGAACTTTTTGGACCATTTAGATGCTCTTTAATGTATCTTCTGGCTGACAACTTTTGTTCAGAAAACATCTGTTCGTCTTGACCAGCAAACTGAAAGGTAAATTTGACCGTCCTACTTAATTTTAAGGAGGACGTGCTGATTTTCTGCCATCTGCATCAAGGATCTCATGGTCTCTAATATGTTTGAGTGTTGATTCCCAACGTATAATGTAGAGCTGGTGGAACAAGAATGTTATTGCATCAAATCCTGCATGAAAGGTCAAAACTACAGCTCATGCGTGCTAAGCAGCAGAGGTTATTGGTAAGTTTCACCTTTTCATCTTCTTTCTGGGTTTTCAATGAACGTGTATTAGCCAATCCACCTCATCTGCAGGGAAAGTTACAAAAattgagccagggaaatcaggAGTCTCAAAtgttgaaacaaaattttttgtcCCAGTTGAGGAGAGGTGCCCAAGCTGACATCCTTGGCCTTCAAAATTTTGTTCATGTGAAGCAGAGGGATGaggtaatatttaaattaaGCTTGGGTTACAGCCTTTCTTTGGCTTATGATAGTTTATGTCAGTTGGTAGAGTGGATTATTTGGAAGTAATGGGACGTTAGCCATGCTTCCATACATGTGTTCTTTAAGGATGGTTCTTCCCTCAAGGATGCTTTTTGAAAAGGCTTTGATACTTAATAACTTTCATACACTTCAGTTTGCTTTTGAGAAGAAAGTTTTGTTAGAATGGACATTGCTGTCTGGCATTGAATTATATTTAAGATGCTCATCTTCACACAGTAGTTATAGCCATTTTTCCCCCTTATGTGTTACTTGTAGATTGGGTCAGAATAAGTGATTCAATTGGACTGGTTGGATGGCCTGTTTCTCATTTATTTATAGTTTAATGTCTCAGAAAGTATGTCTTTGTATCCATGTAAAGGCCTGTTCttcatttgattattttatcaaaatttccATTGTACACAGATGAGATGTGAATTGGTTATCCCTGAGGGACTTAGGACATTATTACCATGTCTTAGAATGATTCTTTGTTCTGACTATCCCATTCTTCTCCTCTTTTTGTCCTATCCCTTCTGAAAAAATTTATGACTGGTTTTCTTATTTGAAGGCTAGCAAGAGCCCCACAGAAATTAACATGGTTGTTTTATATTGGACTTTCCCACGTAATAGCAATTCAACTacatattttgagaaaaaataatcGATGGGGATGATAGACCCATAAAGGTCCAATACTGTAAGATTTTCCAGCTACATTGAGGAAACATAAATTTAGGCTCTTGTTCAGTAAAATATGGATGCAGCTGGAATAACTTTACTGATGCATTTGTTGGGCACAGCCTTCGGCTTTGGTTGTACTTTCAAACTTATAGCCAACTGGTCC
Above is a genomic segment from Coffea eugenioides isolate CCC68of chromosome 5, Ceug_1.0, whole genome shotgun sequence containing:
- the LOC113772334 gene encoding uncharacterized protein LOC113772334 isoform X1 gives rise to the protein MSAKSGEPTAIAGGDGEATGNSEGGTTVALQKKRLRRVSFAENTSVRFFDRDDDENETPEALEESASKVGNNNDSEEIIELLGFRQLVKSKGGGEEDREDGDRQSDDEERVDMRRSFLRPVESPSSESGFGSATSNDEDNFFGPVSASFIRPDRLSDSGASDLNHDVTMDSTAFSMHFRSLARSDSGIDLKTPTESHLSFEEKTPTQTNIGSSMEITVPKKLISLSSSPIVNEGGGSSSSSDMSLVGGSPASYDYGRLSPALDALLGEGSKNLNMISDSDIDVVSGSRGNYGSKFFPERENGDIFVDVTKNGKAVSKGAGEANSRLPISPVAHATPASDILIDKTKFSPNKLIKERTFRPVMDDKLGQADGHIQNESPLVDFISSPAKRREALTSCASPLKSMSALTPQEERSSFRGTEIIKQDSTSSIQKSISKLRLLEASPFAFLGAEKRNIKPHNITDSYPFNILSEKEMNNFQMKELSASSTDTESQLLRDSLGEGAQVSNFNIKNNQIEDSGGGNMPQTEEVNVVAISPSQLICPGKEMEHDLFRSKDPNDDVLVTAGIDSSSAETTLDYIRAKNLTGTPQISVPCPDKGVQKKLTASPELLKLSKDLVLHDRFVKLKNFSPGRNLSLQGSALDENLFTEPLGRSGYFSIGREVHPSSPASAVCISNLIEVNSTVAKNGNDDDGNVGTGVTERSQFLHNRELDGNLQFGIGLSRSSSELHGGEPEDVSNVSSVPSVWRNLKELTFPKNLLDSLTPSPARKAFEIVGRDNTCEHPVEDVLFPTSNQMKSSLKRRNRVIDFEDRQHRNEVAPELRSPKLLKVGCKDVEMRGYTSENFGERSVEASKHWTDIYSKFSHDAERLFTLSKDKLNLSVIDLLEGFLFQLKKLKMYEMVGTGIFTQKTSVRLDQQTERAGGTRMLLHQILHERSKLQLMRAKQQRLLGKLQKLSQGNQESQMLKQNFLSQLRRGAQADILGLQNFVHVKQRDEVTCEKVAAIKQALESLDRKKAKFTKALQSSCKIKGELSCVDSVSLVNDHLMKESRHRFIRQDMQMWVVDDVQSKSGHHDIALNYLDLIIQRVQLTVGTVKSIVISNKVDDAKIRKIFPNMDACKAFSVVLNAESTRKYFGCRSLAQEIQVTSSLLGNLVDVVRELQMAQIELRNLTDISFHCPLVGQLNLHLSFFSFKSGKKVSLIFNMSSLNRGVYPSDILPSQLTAFKGMNNTSGDPIIGEIRDAFKSLRAGYMRIIRLCRCISLVVQG
- the LOC113772334 gene encoding uncharacterized protein LOC113772334 isoform X2, which codes for MSAKSGEPTAIAGGDGEATGNSEGGTTVALQKKRLRRVSFAENTSVRFFDRDDDENETPEALEESASKVGNNNDSEEIIELLGFRQLVKSKGGGEEDREDGDRQSDDEERVDMRRSFLRPVESPSSESGFGSATSNDEDNFFGPVSASFIRPDRLSDSGASDLNHDVTMDSTAFSMHFRSLARSDSGIDLKTPTESHLSFEEKTPTQTNIGSSMEITVPKKLISLSSSPIVNEGGGSSSSSDMSLVGGSPASYDYGRLSPALDALLGEGSKNLNMISDSDIDVVSGSRGNYGSKFFPERENGDIFVDVTKNGKAVSKGAGEANSRLPISPVAHATPASDILIDKTKFSPNKLIKERTFRPVMDDKLGQADGHIQNESPLVDFISSPAKRREALTSCASPLKSMSALTPQEERSSFRGTEIIKQDSTSSIQKSISKLRLLEASPFAFLGAEKRNIKPHNITDSYPFNILSEKEMNNFQMKELSASSTDTESQLLRDSLGEGAQVSNFNIKNNQIEDSGGGNMPQTEEVNVVAISPSQLICPGKEMEHDLFRSKDPNDDVLVTAGIDSSSAETTLDYIRAKNLTGTPQISVPCPDKGVQKKLTASPELLKLSKDLVLHDRFVKLKNFSPGRNLSLQGSALDENLFTEPLGRSGYFSIGREVHPSSPASAVCISNLIEVNSTVAKNGNDDDGNVGTGVTERSQFLHNRELDGNLQFGIGLSRSSSELHGGEPEDVSNVSSVPSVWRNLKELTFPKNLLDSLTPSPARKAFEIVGRDNTCEHPVEDVLFPTSNQMKSSLKRRNRVIDFEDRQHRNEVAPELRSPKLLKVGCKDVEMRGYTSENFGERSVEASKHWTDIYSKFSHDAERLFTLSKDKLNLSVIDLLEGFLFQLKKLKMYEMVGTGIFTQKTSVRLDQQTERAGGTRMLLHQILHERSKLQLMRAKQQRLLGKLQKLSQGNQESQMLKQNFLSQLRRGAQADILGLQNFVHVKQRDEVTCEKVAAIKQALESLDRKKAKFTKALQSSCKIKGELSCVDSVSLVNDHLMKESRHRFIRQDMQMWVVDDVQSKSGHHDIALNYLDLIIQRVQLTVGTVKSIVISNKVDDAKIRKIFPNMDACKAFSVVLNAESTRKYFGCRSLAQEIQVTSSLLGNLVDVVRELQMAQIELRNLTDISFHCPLGVYTHQISYLHS